The segment GCTCGGACCCAACGCTTCCTTGAGTACTTCGTCCATGTGCTCGACGAAGACGAACCGAAGCTTCTTCTTGACGTTGGCCGGGATCTCCACCATGTCTTTTTCGTTCTCTTTGGGCACGATCACGGTCTTGATCCCCGCCCGGTGCGCGGCGATGACCTTTTCCTTGACGCCGCCGATCGGCAGCACGTTGCCCCGCAGGGTGATCTCTCCGGTCATCGCGACATCCTTGCGGATTTGACGGCCGGTGAGCGCGGACGCCAGCGCGGTCGCCATCGTGATGCCCGCGGAGGGGCCATCCTTGGGCACCGCTCCCGCGGGAACGTGGACGTGCACGTCGTACCGCCCCGTAAAGGTATCGTCGGCGCCGAGCGCAAGCGCGCGCGCACGAATGTAGCTGAGCGCCGCCTGCGCCGATTCCTTCATGACATCCCCGAGCTGTCCTGTCAGGATCAGTTTGCCATCCCCCCGGACCAGCGTCGCCTCGACGGTGATGATATCGCCGCCCTGCTCGGTGTAGACGAGCCCGGTGGCGGCCCCCACTTCGTCGATCTTGCCGGCGCTGCCGTAGTGGAACTTCGCAGGCCCGAGGAACTTGTGGACGTTCTGAATCGTCACCTTGACCGAGGTCGATTCTCCCTCGGCGACCTCCCGCGCCACCTTGCGGCAGATCGTCGCGATCTCGCGTTCGAGGTTGCGGACCCCGGCCTCCCGCGTGTACTGACGGATCACGAGCCGGAGGCTCTCATCGGTAAAGGTCACCTGCTCGGGCTTGAGCCCGTTCTCTTTCAACTGCTTCGGGATGAGGAACTGGGTGGCGATGTGGTGCTTTTCCTCCTCGATGTAGCCGGAGAACCGGATGACCTCCAAGCGGTCGCGAAGCGCCGGCGGAACGGTGTCGAGGATGTTGGCCGTCGTGATAAACATGACCTCGCGGAGGTCGAACGGCAGCTCAAGATAATGGTCGCTGAACGCGGAGTTCTGCTCCGGGTCGAGCGCCTCCAGGAGCGCGGCGGACGGATCCCCGCGGAAGTCCATCCCCAGTTTGTCGATCTCGTCCAGCATGAACACCGGATTCCTGCTCTCCGCGGTTCGCATGCCCTGGATGATCCGTCCGGGCAGCGCGCCGACGTAGGTGCGACGGTGCCCGCGGATTTCGGCTTCGTCGCGGACGCCGCCCAACGAGACGCGGACGAACTTGCGCCCCAACGCCCGGGCGATCGATTTGCCGAGGCTCGTCTTGCCGGTGCCCGGCGGGCCGACGAAGCAGATGATCGGGGCCTTCGACTGCGGCGCCAGCTTCCGCACGGCGAGGTACTCGACCACGCGGTCCTTGGCCTTCTCCAGCCCATAGTGATCCTCGTCCAGGATGCTTCGGGCCCCTTTGATATCCAACCGATCCTCGGTGCGCTTCGACCACGGGAGCGCCACGATCCAATCGAGGTAGGTCCGCACGACGACCGCCTCGGCCACCATCGGCGGCATCTTTTCCAGGCGGCTGAGCTCTTCGAGCGCCTTCTCCTTGACCTTCTCGGGCAGGTCGGCCTCCTCGATCCGCTTCCGGTAGTCCTCCACCTCCGCGGTGCGCTCGTCTTTCTCCCCGAGCTCCTGTTGGATCGCCTTCATCTGCTCCTTCAGGAAGTACTCGCGCTGGCTCTTCTCCATCTGCTTGCGGACCCGGTTCTGGATCTTGCGCTCCAGCTCGAGGATGTTGATCTCTTTCGTGAGCACCCCGCTGAGGATCTCGAGCCGGTCCTTTGGCGCCGCCTCCAGCACCCGCTGCCGCTCTTCGACGCGCAGCTGCACGTGTTGCGCAACCAGGTCCGCCAGCCGGCCGGGCTCCTCGGCCGACATCGCGAGCATGAACGCTTCCGGCGCGATCGAGCGGGACAACCGTGCGTATCGCTCGAATTGGGACGTGACACCCCGCATCAATGCCTCGATCTCGAGCGGCTTGTCCTTGGGATCGGTCCGGGAGACCACCCGGACCTGAAAGAACGGCGCCGCCTGCAGTACCTCGACCACCGTTCCGCGGACGGCCCCTTCCACGACGACCTGCACGGTCCCGTCGGCTTGTTTGCCGACCTGGAGGATCTTGCAAATCGTCCCGGTCCGGTACAGGTCATCCGGCCCCGGATCTTCCATGTCGTCCTGCTTCTGGGCCACGAGCAGGATGATGCGATCGCCGCCCAGCGCGGCCTCGAGCGCCGCGAGGGACTTGGGCCGCCCCACCCCCAGTGGCACAACCATAAAGGGCAGCACCACCGTCCCCTTCAGGGGGAGAACGGGCAACACCTCAGGAAACGTCGGCTGGGGATCCTGGGCTGGCGTCTGCTGCGGTTTTTGTTCCGGCTTCTGGTCTGTCATCTGTCATCCTCCCGGGGCGGCGGCGACAAGGTCCCCGCCGTTCCCACGATTCATGTGTGTATTGGTGATACACAGATATACGGTGGATTGGTCATTTATGATTCCCGGAATGGGGAGGGACAGTGACCTGGGGGGGCGGGCGCAACCCGCTCGGCCGGCCCGCGCGCGGGGCCGGACGGCTCAGGCGGGCTTCTCCTTGGGCATCTTCTTGAGGTCGCTGGCCGTCAGCAGCAACGGCTCAACGCGATTCACGACGGTCTCCTCGGTGATGATGCACCGCTTCACGTCGCCGCGGGACGGAATCTCATACATGATGTTCAGCATGATCTCCTCGAGCACCGTCCGGAGGCCCCGCGCCCCGGTGTGCCGGGTCATCGCCGACCGGGCAATGGCGCGGAGGGCCCCCTCGGTGACCGTGAGCTCGACCCCGTCCATCTCAAGGATCTTCTGGTACTGCCGGACGAGGGCGTTGCGGGGTTCCACCAAGATGGTGACCAGATCCGGTTCGGCCAGCGGCTCGATCGGCACGACGATCGGCAGCCGCCCGATGAACTCCGGGATCAATCCGTAGCGGA is part of the bacterium genome and harbors:
- the lon gene encoding endopeptidase La, producing MTDQKPEQKPQQTPAQDPQPTFPEVLPVLPLKGTVVLPFMVVPLGVGRPKSLAALEAALGGDRIILLVAQKQDDMEDPGPDDLYRTGTICKILQVGKQADGTVQVVVEGAVRGTVVEVLQAAPFFQVRVVSRTDPKDKPLEIEALMRGVTSQFERYARLSRSIAPEAFMLAMSAEEPGRLADLVAQHVQLRVEERQRVLEAAPKDRLEILSGVLTKEINILELERKIQNRVRKQMEKSQREYFLKEQMKAIQQELGEKDERTAEVEDYRKRIEEADLPEKVKEKALEELSRLEKMPPMVAEAVVVRTYLDWIVALPWSKRTEDRLDIKGARSILDEDHYGLEKAKDRVVEYLAVRKLAPQSKAPIICFVGPPGTGKTSLGKSIARALGRKFVRVSLGGVRDEAEIRGHRRTYVGALPGRIIQGMRTAESRNPVFMLDEIDKLGMDFRGDPSAALLEALDPEQNSAFSDHYLELPFDLREVMFITTANILDTVPPALRDRLEVIRFSGYIEEEKHHIATQFLIPKQLKENGLKPEQVTFTDESLRLVIRQYTREAGVRNLEREIATICRKVAREVAEGESTSVKVTIQNVHKFLGPAKFHYGSAGKIDEVGAATGLVYTEQGGDIITVEATLVRGDGKLILTGQLGDVMKESAQAALSYIRARALALGADDTFTGRYDVHVHVPAGAVPKDGPSAGITMATALASALTGRQIRKDVAMTGEITLRGNVLPIGGVKEKVIAAHRAGIKTVIVPKENEKDMVEIPANVKKKLRFVFVEHMDEVLKEALGPSLGLPILTHTPAEIRRQLPSIQA